Within Hydrogenophaga sp. PAMC20947, the genomic segment GGCCTCGGTGCAAGACGAGAAGCGTTTGCACGAAATCATGGCCGCGTGGAAGCCTCACACGGTCTACCACGCTGCGGCCTACAAACACGTTCCTCTGGTCGAGCACAACCCAGTGGAGGGCTTGCGCAACAACAGCTGGGGCACGCTGGTAGCGGCAAACGCCGCTGCAGAAGCGGGTGTCGCAGATTTCGTCCTGATCAGCACGGACAAGGCGGTTCGCCCCACCAACATCATGGGGGCCAGCAAGCGACTTGCCGAAATGATTCTGCAAGCGCTCAGCGAAGTCCACACACAGACGCGTTTTTCGATGGTGCGATTCGGCAATGTGCTGGGATCTTCCGGCTCAGTGGTACCCAAGTTTCGCCAGCAGATTCGCGACGGGGGTCCCATCACCCTCACGCACGAGGACATGACGCGGTACTTCATGACCATTCCGGAGGCCGCCCAGCTGGTCATTCAAGCCGGCGCGATGGCCCGTGGGGGCGACGTGTTTCTGCTCGACATGGGTGAGCCCGTGAAGATCCTCGATCTGGCGTATCGCATGATCGACCTTTCCGGGCTCACTGCGCGCGACGCTGAGAATCCCGATGGGGACATTGGTATTCAGATCACCGGGCTGCGACCTGGGGAAAAACTGTTTGAGGAATTGTTGCTGGGGACCAGTTCGATGCCCACCTCACACCCCCGGATCATGACTGCACACGAAGAGTTCCTGCAGTGGCCACAGCTGACTTCGCGTCTCGAGGCGCTGAAAGCCGCGATGGACGCGGGCGAGGTGGGTACCATCCGGCAAAACCTCGCTGAATTGGTTTCAGGATACGAAGGCAAAGGGGACGTGGTTGACTGGGTGCTGATGGAAAAGGAAATCACCCGACAGGGAGCCGTGGTCAACCACCGGTAGAGCCGGTCGCCCGTGGACCGCGCTGCATCAACTCTCGGTCACACGGTCCGTTGAGCCACGACACCCCCCAAAGCGTTTGAGATCAACAGCGACGGAACGGTCAGCACGTTTGAAGCAGCTCAAGTTGCTCGGAGCGGAACCAGGGCAGGTGCGGGCGGGGGTCTCCATGGTCGAAGCTGACAGGGTGCCGGTTCATGTACGCCAGCCATCCGTGCCCCGAGTGGCGAGCGGCGTCATGGAAGTACGCCATGGCTTTCGCGTCGTAACGACCCTCAGCATCCCAAGCGTCCACGTCATCACCAAACATTTGAACGCACTCCCGCTCAAAGGGGAAAACGCAGCAGGCCAGTATTTCTTCACGGGTGCGCGGATAGAAAGCCGCTGAGCTTCCAAATTCCGACTGGATGTAGAGGTTGGTCGCGCGTTCAAGAAAGAACGGCAACCCGCCCGGTCGATGGGCTGCCTGCCCGTAGTAGCGCACCGGTTGGTACAGGAAATCGTGCAGCTCGGAGCCCAGTTCAGACCGGCTCAGGTTGATCACCGGTGTCACCAGCTCGGTCACGAATTTCGCCCAGAAGCGTGGGGAACCAAACCAGTAGCTGCAAAGCCCATAGTTGCCATTGTGCTGGCGACCGATCGCCTCATAATTCAGTGGAATACTCGCAGTGTCGAGAACCCGCTGACAATAGCTTGAGAAGTCCGGTACACCGTGGACGATCTCGGAGCGGACGTTGCTGTTGAAGTTGGCATAGCTCAATTGAGGCCAGGGGTTGACCACATAAACGTCTTTGCCTGGATCGGCGCGAATCCACCGACGCACGTCGTGTCCATCGATCAGGCCCTTTGCCTGAAACCGGCTCGACAAAGCGCCAAGAATGTCGGCTTCCAGGTGAAGCCCATTTTGATGGATATGCTCGAAAATCTGGAACTCGCGGCAATCTGGCCTGGCGTTCACGCGAAAGTCCAAAGAATCAAATCCCGGAATCAAAGCTGAGAAATGGCCTGGGTTAATACAGTTTTGAAGCAGGTTGATGCGCATCGGTTCGTGGATGGTGGCGTTCATGTTGAGGCGGAACTCTGTCGTTCTCGCAGGCGGCGAGGTAAAACATTTTGTCGCATTTTGACCGGAATTCGAAGCGCGCAAGGGAACGCTTGAACCCACCGATGACGTCAAGGGGTGCATTCTGCGGGCCAACCACGGGGCTGCCGGTTTTTCCGCCGTTCAAAACACACCCATCACAACACGGCGCCCCTTGAGGCGGCCACCAATCAAAGGCCGTGGCGCACAGCAGCTCGAACACCCGAAAATGATCGCCCAATCGATTAACCTTGAACTTGGACGACCAACTTTCGATTGCTCAGCCTGAAGGGCGTGTCGGTCACCCATCAGCTGGCCAGCAACCACGAGGGACGCAACCTCCACTTTTCACAAGGCTCAAACAGAAATGACCGAGGAACACAGTGGTGCCTTGCCGAGAACCCACTACCGGCCCGATATCGATGGACTGCGCGCCATCGCTGTCATCGCGGTTGTGCTGCACCACGCCATGCCGGCGGCTCTGCGCGGCGGGTTTGTCGGTGTCGATGTCTTTTTCGTCATCTCGGGCTATCTGATCAGCTCCATCGTCCTGACGCAGCTGAGCGATAGGCGTTTCAGCTTCGCCAACTTCTATGCGCGTCGAATCCGCCGGATTTTCCCGGCCCTGATCCTGGTTCTGCTGGGCACATTCGCGGTGGGCTGGTGGTGGATGACGCCGCTGGATCTGAAGCATCTGGGCAAGCACATGCTGGCCGGCATCAGTTTTCTCGCGAATGTGGTCTTCTGGCGCGAGGCGGGCTATTTCGACGATGCATCGTCGGTCAAACCATTGCTGCACCTGTGGTCGCTGTCCATTGAAGAGCAGTTCTACCTGCTTTGGCCACTTTCTCTGTGGGTACTGCACCGCTGGCGAGCCAACGCCCTGCGCTGGACGCTTGCCTTGTTGCTGGCGTCCTGGGTATTCAACATGGTGCTGGTGCGCAACGACCCGACAGCCGCTTATTACCATCCCTTGGGGCGATTCTGGGAGCTCATGGTGGGTGCGCTGCTGGCGTCCATGCATGTCTACCAAGTGGGCTGGCGGGGGCTTGTCGGCTTGCCCGGGCCCGGTTCAGTCGCCCCCGTCTCTCAGTCCCTCTGGCGCAAGCATCTGCTGGCAATCATGGGACTGGTCTTGCTGTATCTGGCATTTTCACGCATCCACCCCGAACGCAAATTTCCAGGTGGCTGGGCCTTGCTGCCCACAGTGGGCACAGCACTGCTGATAGCTGCAGGGCCACATGCTTGGCTGAACCGGCGGGTGCTGTCGTTCCGGCCTTTGGTCTGGATCGGGCTGATCAGCTATCCGCTGTATCTGTGGCATTGGCCATTGATGGCTTTTGCCAACCTGAAGGCCGGGGGGCAAGCATCCACATCCGTTCTCGCAAGTTTGGCCTTGGTCAGTGTGTTGCTCGCTTGGCTCACCTATGTGTTGGTGGAAATTCCCGTCCGGTACGGCCGGTTCAATCGGCGCGCTGTGACTGGGCTTCTGATCGGACTGATGTTCGGCATTGGTGCACTGAGCATCTGGAACTGGCGCCAGAACGGCTTTGAAACGCGATTCCCGTCGATCGTGCGCGATATGACAGCGCGGGGAGGCAGCGCGGTCATCACGGAAGGCTGGCGCTACCATGATTGCATCCTGGAACCCGGTGTCGACCCGTCGCACTACAAGGATTTTTGCATCGAAGAGAACCGCCGTCCGCTGGTGTTTCTGTGGGGTGATTCCCATGCCGCTTCGCTGTACCCGGGCTTCAAGGCTTTGCAGGACGGTGGCAAATTCCAGTTTGGGATCGGAGAACGCGCTGGCGCCATATGCCCTCCCATTCTGGGCACGAATCCCAGGCCCATGTGCCTGGAACAGAACGAGTCCAATATGGAGGCGATCCGCCGCAGCCGCCCAGACATCGTGATTCTGTACGCGTGGTGGCACCATCCGCGCTACGACCTCAAGCCCCTGGAAGCGACCATCGCCGAAATTCGCCGGGCAGGCGTTTCGCGCATCATCCTCCTGGGAGCTGTTCCCTACTGGCACAAGCCGTTGCCTCAACTGCTGATGGATGCCTGGCGCAAAGGACCCTACTCCCAGCCACCACCGCTGCGCTTGCTCGATGGCCTGGATCCTCAGCTGACAGAAATTACCGCGCAAATGCGCGCCCGCTCAAAGGAAATGGGCATCGAGTTCATCTCGGGCATGCAGTTCTTCTGCGATGAGGAGGGCTGCCTCACCCGCCTGAACGAAGAAGCCAAACAGCCACTCAGCTACGACTATGGCCACCTGTCCACCAGCGCGGTCATCTACTATGTCGAACAGCTGGCTCCGCTGATTTTCCAGCACCCCTGAGAGCAAGACCCTTCAGGCGAAAAAAAACCGGGCCAGGCCCGGTTTTTCCATTGGGGCCTAAGCCCCCGGGTTCTCACATTCAGCGCGGCTGGCGGCGGGCCACCGGACGGGCAGGACCCGAACCTTCAGGACGTCGCGGGGCAAACTCACCGCCACGCATCGCAGTGCGCTCGGAATTGCCACGGTCGCTGAAACGGTCACCGGTGCTGCGGGGAGCGCTGGCGTTGTCGTTGCGACCGAAGCTGGAGAAGCCTGCCTTCGCACCGGGCCGAGCTGGCGCACGGTCGGCAAAATTGCCACGGGGCGCAGCTGGACGGCTGTCGCCACCGCGTGGGTCGAAACGGGGTTCCTGGCGTTGTTCGCCACGGTTCTCGAAGCGGCTGTCAGCACGGGGAGCTGCAGCACGGTTCTCGAAACGGCCTTCAGGGCGCTGCTGTTCGAAACGGCCACCTTCGCTGCCACGCTTGTCGAAGCGGTTGCCTTCGAAGCGAGGCGCGTCTGGACGACCTTCGGCACGGGGACCGCGCGGAGGTGCACCCCGGCGATCACCAAAACGCTCATTGCCACGCGATGCATTGGCATAGTTGCGGCCCGGAGCGCCACGGCCCATGGGTTCGTTCTGAGGCGCACGCTGGCGTGGCTCCATACCGGTCACGGTGTCCACAGCAATGCGCTGGCGCGTGAAAGCTTCGATGTCGAAGATTTTGCGGCGATCGCGCATTTCGGCAAACGTGATGGCCAAGCCATCGCGGCCGGCACGGCCGGTGCGGCCAATGCGGTGGGTGTAATCCTCGGCCTTCATAGGAAGACCAAAGTTGAACACGTGGGTAATTGTGGGCACGTCAATACCGCGAGCGGCCACGTCGGTAGCCACCAGGATCTGCACCTGGCCACTGCGCAAGGCCATCAGGCGGCGGTTGCGAATGCCCTGGCTCAAAGCGCCGTGCAAGGCCACTGCTGCAAAGTTGGATTGCTGCAGGTCGTTGGCCAAACCATCGCATTCGATTTGCGTGCTGCAAAACACAATCGCTTGGTTGATCGTGGTGTCACGCAACCAGTGGTCCAGCAATGCGCGCTTGTGTTGGGCGTTGTCGGCCCAGAACAGTTTTTGCGAAATGTTGCTGTGTTGCTCTTGCGGGCTGTCGATCTGCACTTTTTGCACGTGCTTGCCGCCATCGTGCATCACACGCATGGCGAGCTGCTGAATGCGGGGAGCAAACGTGGCCGAGAACATCATGGTCTGGCCGCGCTGGCTGGTCAGATCGTTGATATCGGCGAGGTCGTCGGAGAAACCGAGATCCAACATGCGGTCGGCTTCGTCGACCACCAGGAACTGAACCTTGTCCAGCTTCAATTGCTGTGAGCGCTGCAGGTCGAGCAAACGGCCAGGGGTTGCAACCACGAGATCGGCATTTTGCAGCTTGGCAATTTGCAACTGGTAAGGCATGCCGCCCACCACGTTGGCCACGCGCAGGCCACGGCAATGGCGCACCAGGTCGATGGCGTCATTGGCCACCTGCTGAGCGAGTTCGCGCGTTGGGCACACGATCAGGGCGCCAGGGGTTGGAGCCTTGAAATTGCGTGGGTTGGTGGGGTCCTTGCGCTTGGGGCGCTTGGGTGCGGCTTCGCCGTTGGCCACAGCATCGGCTGCGGCCTGGTCGAATTCGGCGCGTTCCTGGGCTTCCTCTGCGGCGCGTTGTGCCAGCAGCGTGTGCAACACAGGCAGCAAGAAGGCAGCGGTCTTGCCGCTACCGGTCTGACTCGAAACCATCAAGTCAGCAAAACGCTTCTCACCCTCGCCCAGAAAGGCTTTGGGGATCACGTTTTTCTGCACGGCCGTGGGCTGTGTGTAGCCGAGGTCGGTACAGGCTTGCACCAACTCAGGCGCCAGGCCCATGGTCACAAAACCATTGGGCTCGGCAACAATCGTTTCATCCGCAGCTTGCTCGGTTGCTTGCTCGGTTTCCTGATCGTTGATCGAGGTGTCGGGGGATTGATCGGGCGTGAATTCGCCGCGGTCTTCAAAAGAGTCGCTCATGTTCGTCCTTGCGCATTTCGCGCAATTGATCGAAACCAAAGCTCAGGCCAAGTCAGCCAATGCATGGCTGACGCTCCTGGGCGCAGGATCCGTTCGTGGTTACAAAACACCAAC encodes:
- a CDS encoding acyltransferase family protein, yielding MTEEHSGALPRTHYRPDIDGLRAIAVIAVVLHHAMPAALRGGFVGVDVFFVISGYLISSIVLTQLSDRRFSFANFYARRIRRIFPALILVLLGTFAVGWWWMTPLDLKHLGKHMLAGISFLANVVFWREAGYFDDASSVKPLLHLWSLSIEEQFYLLWPLSLWVLHRWRANALRWTLALLLASWVFNMVLVRNDPTAAYYHPLGRFWELMVGALLASMHVYQVGWRGLVGLPGPGSVAPVSQSLWRKHLLAIMGLVLLYLAFSRIHPERKFPGGWALLPTVGTALLIAAGPHAWLNRRVLSFRPLVWIGLISYPLYLWHWPLMAFANLKAGGQASTSVLASLALVSVLLAWLTYVLVEIPVRYGRFNRRAVTGLLIGLMFGIGALSIWNWRQNGFETRFPSIVRDMTARGGSAVITEGWRYHDCILEPGVDPSHYKDFCIEENRRPLVFLWGDSHAASLYPGFKALQDGGKFQFGIGERAGAICPPILGTNPRPMCLEQNESNMEAIRRSRPDIVILYAWWHHPRYDLKPLEATIAEIRRAGVSRIILLGAVPYWHKPLPQLLMDAWRKGPYSQPPPLRLLDGLDPQLTEITAQMRARSKEMGIEFISGMQFFCDEEGCLTRLNEEAKQPLSYDYGHLSTSAVIYYVEQLAPLIFQHP
- a CDS encoding DEAD/DEAH box helicase; this translates as MSDSFEDRGEFTPDQSPDTSINDQETEQATEQAADETIVAEPNGFVTMGLAPELVQACTDLGYTQPTAVQKNVIPKAFLGEGEKRFADLMVSSQTGSGKTAAFLLPVLHTLLAQRAAEEAQERAEFDQAAADAVANGEAAPKRPKRKDPTNPRNFKAPTPGALIVCPTRELAQQVANDAIDLVRHCRGLRVANVVGGMPYQLQIAKLQNADLVVATPGRLLDLQRSQQLKLDKVQFLVVDEADRMLDLGFSDDLADINDLTSQRGQTMMFSATFAPRIQQLAMRVMHDGGKHVQKVQIDSPQEQHSNISQKLFWADNAQHKRALLDHWLRDTTINQAIVFCSTQIECDGLANDLQQSNFAAVALHGALSQGIRNRRLMALRSGQVQILVATDVAARGIDVPTITHVFNFGLPMKAEDYTHRIGRTGRAGRDGLAITFAEMRDRRKIFDIEAFTRQRIAVDTVTGMEPRQRAPQNEPMGRGAPGRNYANASRGNERFGDRRGAPPRGPRAEGRPDAPRFEGNRFDKRGSEGGRFEQQRPEGRFENRAAAPRADSRFENRGEQRQEPRFDPRGGDSRPAAPRGNFADRAPARPGAKAGFSSFGRNDNASAPRSTGDRFSDRGNSERTAMRGGEFAPRRPEGSGPARPVARRQPR